One Nostoc sp. UHCC 0302 DNA window includes the following coding sequences:
- a CDS encoding DUF1257 domain-containing protein: MSHFSTLRTKITDAEILKASLRDLGISVKTEADVRGYNGQRVRSDIVAVLEGEYDLGWSRNSDGSFDLIADLWGVAKKHNQTELINSINQKYAVNKTLAEVKQRGLQNANVKLVLQ; encoded by the coding sequence ATGTCTCACTTTAGCACTCTGCGTACCAAGATCACCGATGCCGAAATCCTCAAAGCTTCCCTGCGCGACCTCGGTATCAGCGTAAAGACTGAAGCTGATGTCCGTGGTTATAATGGCCAGCGCGTCCGTTCCGACATCGTTGCTGTATTGGAAGGCGAATATGACCTCGGTTGGTCTCGCAACAGCGATGGTTCTTTTGACCTAATCGCTGACCTGTGGGGCGTTGCTAAGAAGCACAACCAAACCGAGTTGATCAACTCAATCAACCAAAAGTATGCCGTTAACAAGACCTTGGCTGAAGTAAAACAGCGCGGTCTACAAAACGCCAATGTGAAGTTGGTATTGCAATAA